TTTCCGCAGCGCTCGAGGTGTGACGCCAGCGGAGCAAGTAGACGCGCGCAGTCGACGCACGGCCGGCCCCATCGTCTAGTGGTCTAGGACACGGCCCTCTCAAGGCTGAAACACGGGTTCGAACCCCGTTGGGGCCACCACACCTTTTGCACACGCGCCGACGACGCCGGTGACCACCGGCGACACCGTGCCCGGCCCCTCGAAGGTGTAGAACCCGTCGCCGGGCGAGAATACCAAGCGCCCCGCTAGGAGCGCGCGGAGGGCGCGGCGCGCCTCGGATGGCTCCTGCCGCAACATCCCCTGCCAATCGGCGAGGATCTCGCGCATCAGGTCAAGGACGTGCGCCACGTCGCTAGGCTCGCGCCGCCGCGCCGCCTGGCGCTCCAGCGCGGCCAACTCCGCGCGCAGGGAGCCCGGGCGGCGCTCGCGCTCATGAAGAGCGGCCACGAGGGCGGGGAGATCCCACCGGCGGCGACCGCGCCGCGCGCCGCGCCAGTTCGGCGTCCAGCCGCGCCAACTCCGCACGCAGCGCGGCCCCTTGCGCCTCGTGACCGTTCGGCTCCGGGCGCGCCATGGCCTTGTAGAACGCCGTCTCTAGGACCTCCACCCGGAGGACGTCACGCTCGACGGCCGCGAGCACCGCCGCATCGGCGTCGTCGAGTCGGACCTCAAGCCTGTTCGCGCACACCGCATCCTCCCGCAGGTGGCGCGTCATGGAGCCGTAGAACGGGGATCTGTCGCCGGTGGCCGCGGGGGCCGTGGGCCCGCTTGAGCACCGCCATGGAGCCGTTGCACCGGGAACACGCCCCGAAGCCTGTCAGCAGATACGGCGACCCGACGCCGTTCGCCGGGCGGCCGAACGCGCGGCCCCAGGTGCGCTCGCGGTAGACCGCTGCTGCGGCCTGAATGCGTGTGCGCGTGGCCTGCCAGAATGGGGCGTCGACGATCGCCAGCTCGGGCAGCGTGACGCGCACGATATCGCTCGCCGCCTGTTCGCGCCGCGTCCGCGTGACGTGATGGGCGGCATCAGCGCGCTACTAGCTTCGCCGAGCGCGCTCAAGGCGAGAGCGTTCCCGGGGCCAGCCCGTGATACAGCAAAGCGAACTTCACCATCACGCGGCAACAAGCGATCGGTGAAGAGGGGAGGGGAGCGCGATGCGGCTGTACATCGTGGCAGAACAAACGGAGCCGATTGACGTCCAACTGCTCGCGGACTCGCGGCCGGTCGATCTGACAGGCGCGACCACGACTCGTTCTGCGCGATAGGGCGGGGACGGCGGTCGACACGAGCAGCGGGGCCATCACGATCTTGGACGCCCCGGCCGGGAAGGTGCGATATAGCCCGCCGCCCGCGCTCTTCGATGCGAGCCGCGGTCCCTACCTAGCGCGGTGGCGCGTCGTGGATGCGGCGACGCGCGTGAGCTTTTGGCCACCCCGGGAGGCGGCCCACTGGTTCGTCGGTCGCTAGGACGCTACGAGCTACGCATCGGAGGTGATTTCGTGCGTCACGTTATCAACCACAACGAGGCAGTCCAAGTAAGTAAGCGAAGGCTCTGTAGGGTATTTGTCCCGCCCGAACGCTTTCCAGCTCTCCGTGTACAGAGCATCAGCTTCAGCTCGGGAGTTCCAGAGATAGATTCCGCCGACCGAGTTCCCATCTTTCGATAGATACTTCGGCACTGTGCTTAGGAAGATCCTTTGTGCCCCGTCCCGCGTGATGGGCGTCGGCAACTCGTACGTGAGACTGTGAGAGACGCCTAACGCCAGCTTCAGCGGCGGCGCCGAGCAACGCGAGGCGCTGACCGTTGAAAGCTGCAGTTAGACGTCACGCCGTTCATCCCCCGCCTTTAGCAGACCCGCTTGACGGAGTACTGCGGCGTGATCCCAGTAGATGCGCTCAGACGCGAGCTTGTCGCCGCGAAACTGTACGACTACCACCACGTCTATCGCGATCTTCTTCGCCGTCGGCGGTACATTCGGCAACAGCCATGGCATCGGCTTACTGTGGGTAAACGTGAGGCGGAGTTCATCCACGAGTTGTCCTGGTCCGACGACACGGTTCACGGCCGTCATCTGTAGGTCCTCAGGCCATGAAGGAATGAAGTCATCGCGATAGAAAGCCCGCAAAGCATCCTTACCACGGCCCCCGGTGTTCACCGGCATATGGTTGACGTAGGCATCTTCGACCATCGTGGCGAGGGTCGCCTCGACGTCCTTGCTCTCGAACTCCCCTTTGATGTGCTCCGCCCACAAGTGCTCAAGCTGTTGCGGTGAGAGAGTTGCATTAACCGCTTCTTGGCGCTTCATTTTCCAGCCCCTTCCCTGAGGTATGCGGACCCAACGGTTATCGTCTCGTTCTGCGTCTTGCTTCTGACGGCTAAGTAGAAGTATCTGGGTTAGCAACGCGGGGGTTGCGAGAGCGGGCTCGGATAGCATGCCTGGCCACCCTCCTCGGACGGAGAATACTCCATTCGACCGGTCTTTGGCCGCCGTGCCCGGGGGGCGGGAGCGGCAATACACGGACCCGTGTAGCGAGCCAGGGCGTGCGAGATGCGGGCGGGCGCGGTCACAGGCCAGGAGGTCGTGCGCCGCCTGTGCCCGGATACGGCTTCGGCTCACCATCGAGAGGGCCACGCGCGCCCGCCGCCGCCGCGGTAGATTTACGAGGCAGGCTAGGTTTGCGCTATCCTCTTAACGTCATGCATATCCGGTTTCCATCGAGGCGCGAACTCAAGGCGATGACGCCTGAGCAGCGCGAGGAGTTGGCGAATCGGATCGCGGATAGCGCGTACGTGCGCGGCAAGTACATTCGGCACTACGCGGAAGGGATCGGGAAGGCTGGCGAGGTGCTCTCGCCGGTGTGGGAATTGATCGCGTGGCGGCGCTTCCCGTGATGGCCGCTGTTGCTCCTCATCGCGATCTTCATGGGGCTCTGCCTCTATCTCTTCCTCCGCAAGGCGTAGGGCGAGACAGGCGAGCCACCGCGGTCTCATCACGGCGAAGTATCACTGTGACGCGTGCGAGCAGCCCTTCGTGTTGGTGCGACAGGCCGTCAACTAATCTACTTCTCCGCTTTCTCCGCGGCGGCCAACGCGCGGTCAATGGCGCGAACCGCACCGGGCGCGGCGTCGAGAGCGAGCGCACGCAGCAGCAACCCTTCGGCCCTCGAACCCCGGAAGAGGTAGCGCCCTCGGCTGGCCGGTCTCACTTCCGGGGCGACGACGAGACACCGGGTCAGCGGCGTGCCCTTCACCGCCGACTTCAACAGCGCGAGGTAATCGTCCTCGCTCAGCTCGACCTGGAAGGGCGGCATCATGGGCTGGATCGGCGGCGCCGCTCGGCTTCCAAGAGGCTCGCGCAGCCGAGATGCAACCGGATCGTGCGCCCATCGCGCGACTCGAACTCGTATTCGACTTGCGAGCGGCTAATGGCCTCTCCGCACCCGTCACAGGGCTTCTCGCTCCCGAAGCCCGCCCACATGCGCGCGGGCGGCTCGAGCGGCAGTCGACCATCCTCGACCTTCGCGCGAATCTTGCCGGGCGCGTCAGGGGAGAACGGCATGGCATAGGCATAATGGGTATCAAGAATAACGAGCGCCAGCCGCTACAGGTGCGTGTCGATCGATGATCGCCTGGCCCTCCCGCAAGCCGAGCTGGAATTTTGGCTCGCGCTCCTGACCATCGCGGGCTCGCTGTGGTGAGTGTGGCTCGGACGGAAGTGAACGGGGAGCGCGCAAAGGGCGTCCAATCCCGTTGGGGCCACCAAATTGCTTCTGTTGGTGGTGTCTGTTCCGCGCGTCAGGCGATCGCGCGCTCCAGCCGCCGGGCGACCTCCTGCTTGGGCTGCACGCCCACGATGCGATCAATCTCCCGCCCGCCCTTGAGCACCAACAAGGTGGGGATGCTGCGGAGATCGAAGCGGGCCGCCGTCTGCGGATTCTCGTCCACGTTGAGCTTGGCGACCCGCACGCGGCCCGCCATTTCCTTCGCCAGCTCCTCGATCATCGGCGCGATCATCCGGCATGGGCCGCACCACGGCGCCCACGCGTCCATCAGCACCGGCACAGGCGAGCGCTCGACGTCGGCCGAGAACGTGGCATCCG
This Candidatus Methylomirabilota bacterium DNA region includes the following protein-coding sequences:
- the trxA gene encoding thioredoxin; translated protein: MAETRLIGCPACGTTNRVPLDKLEQGSQPVCGKCKASLLVDIRPLTVTDATFSADVERSPVPVLMDAWAPWCGPCRMIAPMIEELAKEMAGRVRVAKLNVDENPQTAARFDLRSIPTLLVLKGGREIDRIVGVQPKQEVARRLERAIA
- a CDS encoding ester cyclase, yielding MKRQEAVNATLSPQQLEHLWAEHIKGEFESKDVEATLATMVEDAYVNHMPVNTGGRGKDALRAFYRDDFIPSWPEDLQMTAVNRVVGPGQLVDELRLTFTHSKPMPWLLPNVPPTAKKIAIDVVVVVQFRGDKLASERIYWDHAAVLRQAGLLKAGDERRDV